AGATGCACTACCTTTTTCACGTTCACAACGCAGTCTAGTGTACCAACGTGCAAAAAATGAAAATGCCGACAAACCCTTTGGCTCAATCATTGATGTCTATCAACAAGATTACCGTTTTCTGACCCATTCTTTAGCACCTTGCCACCCTGCTGATCATACAACTTTCCGGATCCATATTGGTAATGAGCAATGTTCGCAACCCTATAGTGCCTCAATCATGAATATTTCAGCAATGAGTTTTGGCAGTCTCAGTGCGAATGCCATCCGTGCATTGAATAAAGGTGCTCAAATGGGGCAGTTTTACCATGACACAGGCGAAGGCAGCCTAAGTCCTTATCATCTTGAAAATGGTGGGGATATTGTGTGGGAACTGGGCAGTGGTTATTTTGGTTGCCGAACTCTAGATGGGAAATTTGATCCTGAAAAATTTCAACAACAAGCCGCTAACCCTGTGATTAAGATGATTGAAATCAAACTCTCACAAGGTGCTAAACCTGGACATGGCGGGATTTTACCTAAAAATAAAATCAGTGAAGAAATTGCCCAAATTCGTGGTGTTTCACGCGATGAAGACTGTGTTTCACCAGCGTCACATTCTGCTTTTAGTACCCCAATTGAAATGATGCATTTCATTCAAAAATTACGTGAATTATCCAATGGAAAACCCGTGGGTTTTAAACTGTGTATCGGACAACCTTGGCAGTTCATGGGTATTGTTAAAGCCATGCTTGCCACTAAAATCGTGCCTGATTTTATCGTGGTTGATGGTTCTGAGGGAGGTACAGGTGCTGCTCCAATTGAGTTAATTGACCACATGGGGACACCATTACGTGAAGGCTTACTTTTTGTTCACAATACTTTGGTCGGTGCAGGCTTACGTGAGCAAATAAAAATTGGTGCCAGTGGTAAAATTATCTCTGCTTTTGACATTGCAAGTACCATGGCGATGGGCGCAGATTGGGTGAATTCAGCACGTGGCTTTATGTTTGCTGTAGGCTGTATCCAAGCGCAAAGTTGCCATACAAATCAATGCCCTGTCGGGGTTGCAACACAAGACAAAGAACGCCAAAAAGCCTTAGATGTGCCAACAAAGTCAGAACGTGTTTTCCATTTCCAGCAAAATACGCTCAAAGCTTTAGCTGAAATGATCGCAGCGGCAGGTTTACAGCATCCAACCGAAATTAAACCGCACCACTTAGCTCAACGTATCAATGACCGTGAAATTAAAAACTATGCACAATTACATTTTTGGATGAAAGATGGCGAATTGCTTTCATGTGAAAATAAAGATGAAGAAAACTTCTATTTTAGAATGTGGAATCTAGCTGCTGCTGAAAAGTTTTAATTTTATTTATACCTTATTTTGTATAATCATTTTAAATAAAAGAGGAAAAATCCTCTTTTATTTTTATATCAATAATGCAAACTAGACTAAGATTTAAGTGTAAAAGCTGTTCTGTTCAGTGCAAAAAATTGTTAGCTATCACCATGCTGAATTAAATGTCACTGGTGCATATCATATTACCCAACACAATACTTTTCTTGTGATTGTTCAATATCTAGGGATGCTCTATGAAACGGGGATATGTGATTGATGATGCTGTTTTAATCCCCTACACAGCCAATAATTCATCCTGATTTGATGCAAAACATCTACATTATATCCATGGTCTATTGGTTATTTTTTGACAGGATCAAAGTCAGATTTAAATGTGAGTAAAAAAATATGCATATTACGCAAAAGTTAATATTTACAAGCTGTCTTAGTTGTTCTTTACCTGTATTTGCCACAGTGGGTGGTCCACAAACGATTGAAGTTTTGGGCTACGAAGCCAAAGAGCAGAAAGTTTATTTGCTTAAACACTATGAAGATGGACGTGGTCGACTGCCACAATTGTATTATTATCAGTTTAAAAATAATGCTAAGCCCAACAAGTTGATCCAAGTTAATTCTTTATATATCCATCCTAAAACGAAAAAAATTGATTATGATCAGGAGGATACTCGCTTTAATCAAGAACTTGCCAAAATCACAAAGCGTTTACAACCATTAACTGCCACATCTTCTCAATATCGTATTGTGATTAACAAAAAAACGATTCAACATGTCCCAGTTTGGTATGATCCCAAACAAAAACAACCTGAGTTTCATTATACCTATCATGTGAAAAATCAAAATTTTAAAAGCTTACAACAACAAGCAACTGCATATCAGCAGCCATTAACAATCTCACAGCAATTTCTGATTCCTCAACAAAATAAAGTTCTGGTGACTGTAAAATATCTGGGTATTCCTTTTGAAACAGGTTATACGATAGAAGACCCCGTATTATTATTACCGACTCAATAAATTAAAAATGCGCTCTATCAGCGCATTTTTATCTCTTCTTTTTCAGTAACCCATTATTTTAAAATAAATTGGTGTAAGCTTTGGTGTTGCCTAAATTTGGATTATCAATTGCATCTTTACATTGTGCTTTATCACGCTCGTAATCTGCTTTTTTCTGACTCAATGCATGATCTTTTTCAAGTGTTGCACGTGCAAAATTATCCAAACTCGTTAAAGATTTTCGACACAAAGCGTATTTTCCTTCCGTCACAGAATCTGTCATTTTGACATTAATTCGCCAGTCAGTACTGAGTTTTCGAACCGGCTTCCTGACTTTTTCTTCTATTAAATTCAACTGCTTACGATATACAAAAGGTTCTACATCATTCAGTAATTTCCATGCTTCTTGTGCATATGCCGTTGCATCATTACTCAGCTTTGGTGCAGGCTGAATCGGTTCTTTTGGCTCAGAAGATGAATGACCACAGCCCTGTAATAGCAAAATACCAAGTATTAAGCCTGACTTAAGCAACAAAGGAAATTTCACCGCAAACATAGCACATCGCCAAATTAAACAATTGAGCACTATGCTAGTAAATTCGGGTACAATACACAATGTTGATTTTACCTTTTGTTTTATACTCCCAATTAGGTGTTACGTGTCCCAACACACAACTTCCTCCGTCAAACCTGCAGGTTTTTGGCAAGGTGCTAAAGATAGTCAAGCGATTATTTTTACTTATCTGCCTGTGTCTTTTGCTTTTGGTGTATCTGCAACCCAATTTGGCTTTACGCCTTGGGAAGCTTTGTTTCTATCCTGCTCTATGTATGCTGGCGCCAGTCAATTTTTAGTGGTGGCATTGCTAGGGAGTGGCACCTCTATTTGGATGACTGCACTTACCGTGATTGCATTGGACATTCGTCATGTTTTATATGGCCCTGCTTTGCAAAACCTGATTCAAGATCGCTTAAATTTAAAGAAAACTGCGGTTTGGGCATGGGGCTTAACCGACGAAGTTTTTGCCGCAGGTATGATTAAACTATCACAAAGACGCCAAGAATGGTCAGAATCTTGGATGTTGGGTTTAAGCCTATTTAGTTGGATGTCTTGGGCTTTAGGCTCCCTTTTAGGTGGTTTATTTTCAGACCAAGTTGCCAATTTACCTCAATTTTTACAAGCTGCACTCGATTTCTTACTGCCTGCGCTTTTCCTCAGTTTTTTATTGGCTGCCTTTGAAAAGAAACATACGCTTGTGGTTTGTGTCTCTTTGCTTGTTGCCGCAATTTCGTGTTATCTGATCAATTTATCTGCTGCGATTTTTATTGGCATACTTGCAGGAATATTTGCAGGAATATTTAAACATTATGTATTAAAACAACATGATGAAATTGCCATCAGTCATTCAGGAGAATAATGTGGATCTAGAAATTATTTTAGTCGGAATTATTGTCGGTATTGCCAATTTTGCTTCACGTTTTGGTCCATTATTTGTCATTCAAAAAAGTCAAAAAAATCAGCAAACACGTGGTGCAACATGGTTAAAAATAGCTTTGGGTAGCATCGGGATTGCAGCTATTAGTTCTATGCTAGTCGTTGCTACCTTGCCTCCCTTAATTGAAACACCCAATAAAAGCTTTGCCATGCTGATCGGTTTTTTGGTGCTCATTGGTATTTATTTTAAATTTAAAAAAATTGTCCTAGCCACTCTAATTGCGGCTGTTTCTTATGGTTTGGTCTATACCTATATACCACTTTAACGCTTAAATAAAATTTTTAAAATAAACTGAAAAGCCTTGTTGTTGGTATTGGGCATAGGCTTTTCTCAATTCCCCGCCATAGATTGGATCAGGATTATTGAACTCTTTATGTAACACTCTAGGCATTAACGGGTTTTGTGATTTTTGACTGACCAATAAAGCCATGAGCTGACAAAACCCTTCTTCCTGTGCCATAGAGTTAAATTTATATTGGTGTTGGGATACCAAAACATGGCCAATCTCATGACTCAGCACCCAAACCAAATTTGCCGTAGGCATCCCATAAATCACATTGATTTGTGCATGTATATGTTGATCTTGCAAAAATAGATGATGACTCACGGTATTGGTTGCTAAACCTTCTGCATGATCAAAACCCAAATTTTTCATTTTTTCTTTACTGATGAGGCTCACGTGAGTATAACCTCGCGTAAATTTAAAGCCTAAATTCTCGATTTGTTGCAATACCCATTGCGCCACAATGTTTAAATTTTCACTACTCACAATAATATGTCTGACACAATCTTTACACAGCATCCGACCATCTGCATAACTTGAAATATCGTGTTTAAAATGCTGATGATGGCAGTAATAGCAAGGATATAAAGTTTTTGAATTTAGCCACATAGGTATGATTTCAGCATATCATTCTTGCCCTGCAAGCACTTTTAAGTTTTGCAAAGCATCGATTAAAGTTTGATTTAATTGCATTGAATGTGCTATTAACTTTTCTTTCTGTTTTTGATCATTTTCCCATTTCTGTTGATTTTTTAGTAAATAAATTGAATCATCATTATAAGCCATAAAAGCAGCCTGAACTTTTTGACCTTCAACTGTAATAAATTGAGCTTGAGCTAAAGATTGGCTTAACGCTTGTAAATTCTTGATTACGTCAGCCACTTGTGCTTTCTGCTCTTGTGTTATATTTTCATTGTCTTCTTCTGCCATGATCGTCATTTTTTGCATGTCAACTTGCTCCATCAAACTGATAAATAAATTAAAATCTGCTTGATGATTTTGACTGACGTGTGATCTTTGTGTTTGCACACCATCCAGTTGCGTTGGTGCTGCATAGGTAGTAGTAAAAATTAAACCACTTAAAATAAGCGTGCTTGTACATAACAATTGGCGAAGCATCAAAATTTCCTTTTATTTTTTAATAAATAATTATATGAAATAAACCACAGTTTCAATTTATTTTGCAAAAAAATAGGGATATTGTTTGAATATCCCCATTTTATTGTTGATTATCGATGCGTATGAATCGACATGACAATCCCAAAACTCGCTAACAGTGTAATGACAGCCGTTCCACCATAGCTCATCAACGGTAGTGGATCACCTGTCACAGGCAAGATGCCACTGACCATACCTGAATTCACAAAAACAAAGAAAAATAAGGATAAACCAATGGTTCCTGCCAAAATTCGACCATAATTATGGAAACAATTTAGGCTGATCATCATGCAACGAAAAATAATTGCTGCATATAATACAAACAATAAGAGAACCCCGATAAAACCAAATTCTTCTGCATAAGTTGACATGATAAAGTCAGTATGATGTTCGGGCAAATAGCCCAACTGTGATTGGGTTCCACCTAAGTAACCTTTGCCAGTAAATCCCCCTGAACCAATGGCAATTTTAGATTGAATAATATTCCAACCTGCGCCCAAAGCATCCGACTCAGGATCAAACAAAGTTAAAATACGTTTCTTTTGATACGCTTGTAAAACAAACATCCACACTAAAGGCAAGGCCATGCCTGCTGCTGCAATCGCACCAATGATTAATGTCCACGACATACCACTAAGAAATAACGCAAAAACACCACCAATGACAATCCCTATCGCTAAATCGGGTTGCAATAATGCTAAGCCAAAAGGCACAACCATCAAGATCAGCGCACCGATCACATGTCTAAATTTAGGTGGTAAAGGTTGTCGCGAAAAATACCATGCCATCATCATCGGCATTGCAAACTTAGTGAATTCACTTGGTTGCATACTCCCGATCCCCGGTAGGGTCAACCAACGCTTTGCCCCTAATCGAACATCACCCACCAGCAACACCAAAATCAGCAATAAAATTGCAATACCATAAAACCATGGGCTAATGGCTTGATAAACTTTTGGGGGAACTTGCGCACACAGGAACAGTAGAATAAAGCCAACAACA
The DNA window shown above is from Acinetobacter piscicola and carries:
- a CDS encoding AzlC family ABC transporter permease, whose translation is MSQHTTSSVKPAGFWQGAKDSQAIIFTYLPVSFAFGVSATQFGFTPWEALFLSCSMYAGASQFLVVALLGSGTSIWMTALTVIALDIRHVLYGPALQNLIQDRLNLKKTAVWAWGLTDEVFAAGMIKLSQRRQEWSESWMLGLSLFSWMSWALGSLLGGLFSDQVANLPQFLQAALDFLLPALFLSFLLAAFEKKHTLVVCVSLLVAAISCYLINLSAAIFIGILAGIFAGIFKHYVLKQHDEIAISHSGE
- the ygaH gene encoding L-valine transporter subunit YgaH — translated: MDLEIILVGIIVGIANFASRFGPLFVIQKSQKNQQTRGATWLKIALGSIGIAAISSMLVVATLPPLIETPNKSFAMLIGFLVLIGIYFKFKKIVLATLIAAVSYGLVYTYIPL
- a CDS encoding aminotransferase produces the protein MHITQKLIFTSCLSCSLPVFATVGGPQTIEVLGYEAKEQKVYLLKHYEDGRGRLPQLYYYQFKNNAKPNKLIQVNSLYIHPKTKKIDYDQEDTRFNQELAKITKRLQPLTATSSQYRIVINKKTIQHVPVWYDPKQKQPEFHYTYHVKNQNFKSLQQQATAYQQPLTISQQFLIPQQNKVLVTVKYLGIPFETGYTIEDPVLLLPTQ
- a CDS encoding FMN-binding glutamate synthase family protein is translated as MASPAQAIRSKFFNTFFSRYSVWFLCLFIAIYLTWTIFLHESHFIYYFFSDTVLNIAWVISIALSGVGIYDILQSKHAILRNYPIMGHFRFFFESFRPEIRQYFIESDEDALPFSRSQRSLVYQRAKNENADKPFGSIIDVYQQDYRFLTHSLAPCHPADHTTFRIHIGNEQCSQPYSASIMNISAMSFGSLSANAIRALNKGAQMGQFYHDTGEGSLSPYHLENGGDIVWELGSGYFGCRTLDGKFDPEKFQQQAANPVIKMIEIKLSQGAKPGHGGILPKNKISEEIAQIRGVSRDEDCVSPASHSAFSTPIEMMHFIQKLRELSNGKPVGFKLCIGQPWQFMGIVKAMLATKIVPDFIVVDGSEGGTGAAPIELIDHMGTPLREGLLFVHNTLVGAGLREQIKIGASGKIISAFDIASTMAMGADWVNSARGFMFAVGCIQAQSCHTNQCPVGVATQDKERQKALDVPTKSERVFHFQQNTLKALAEMIAAAGLQHPTEIKPHHLAQRINDREIKNYAQLHFWMKDGELLSCENKDEENFYFRMWNLAAAEKF
- a CDS encoding protein DA1, giving the protein MWLNSKTLYPCYYCHHQHFKHDISSYADGRMLCKDCVRHIIVSSENLNIVAQWVLQQIENLGFKFTRGYTHVSLISKEKMKNLGFDHAEGLATNTVSHHLFLQDQHIHAQINVIYGMPTANLVWVLSHEIGHVLVSQHQYKFNSMAQEEGFCQLMALLVSQKSQNPLMPRVLHKEFNNPDPIYGGELRKAYAQYQQQGFSVYFKNFI
- the rodA gene encoding rod shape-determining protein RodA gives rise to the protein MPPNEQYRFLRQSVRDGRSFNESTSRWDKLHLDPWLLVFLIINTILGLLMVYSASDQDVGMLVRQGLSFVVGFILLFLCAQVPPKVYQAISPWFYGIAILLLILVLLVGDVRLGAKRWLTLPGIGSMQPSEFTKFAMPMMMAWYFSRQPLPPKFRHVIGALILMVVPFGLALLQPDLAIGIVIGGVFALFLSGMSWTLIIGAIAAAGMALPLVWMFVLQAYQKKRILTLFDPESDALGAGWNIIQSKIAIGSGGFTGKGYLGGTQSQLGYLPEHHTDFIMSTYAEEFGFIGVLLLFVLYAAIIFRCMMISLNCFHNYGRILAGTIGLSLFFFVFVNSGMVSGILPVTGDPLPLMSYGGTAVITLLASFGIVMSIHTHR